One Lutra lutra chromosome 18, mLutLut1.2, whole genome shotgun sequence genomic window carries:
- the LOC125090546 gene encoding thyroid receptor-interacting protein 11-like has protein sequence MWVFLRPSSDSTEAADSLKAVKSDLVSESSQMLQEEIEELRKSVQGKDTMIRTLQEDQQRRIASGAAMVEGEGKPQEHSDSSSHMEQQKEKQAVLQNFLQAQELQIHAKSEELFSSQEKLSGQLSENELLRQAVTSLKERIADFEVDVCRLKEENAKIMERSREREMENQALQETNRLLSVMQGVEASQHAAMKEKALLLKQLLQEKEQGETGELNRLIDAV, from the coding sequence ATGTGGGTTTTCCTCCGGCCCTCCAGCGACTCCACAGAGGCAGCCGACTCTCTGAAGGCCGTGAAGTCTGACCTAGTGAGTGAGTCTTCTCAGATGCTCCAAGAGGAGATAGAAGAGCTCAGAAAATCAGTGCAAGGAAAAGATACAATGATTCGAACCCTCCAGGAGGATCAGCAGAGACGGATTGCTTCAGGGGCTGCCATGGTGGAAGGAGAAGGCAAACCACAGGAACACAGCGATTCCAGTTCCCACatggagcagcagaaggagaaacaggctgtTCTACAAAACTTCCTTCAGGCTCAGGAGCTCCAAATCCATGCGAAAAGTGAGGAGCTGTTTTCTTCACAGGAGAAGCTCAGTGGCCAGCTGAGTGAGAATGAGCTGCTGAGGCAGGCAGTCACCAGTCTGAAGGAGAGGATAGCAGATTTTGAAGTGGATGTGTGTCGGCTGAAAGAGGAAAATGCAAAGATCATGGAAAGATctagagaaagggaaatggaaaatCAGGCGTTGCAAGAAACAAATCGGCTGCTTTCAGTGATGCAGGGAGTGGAGGCATCCCAGCATGCCGCGATGAAAGAGAAGGCACTCCTGTTGAAGCAACTGTTGCAGGAGAAAGAACAGGGCGAGACCGGGGAATTGAACCGGCTCATCGACGCTGTTTAG